A genome region from Lytechinus pictus isolate F3 Inbred chromosome 16, Lp3.0, whole genome shotgun sequence includes the following:
- the LOC129279611 gene encoding sialidase-1-like, translated as MIKLTMAKLALNTLRHLFLIISILLSVTYAITPFVIEEQLLWESSDEGEVSTYRIPIIKQMPNGDLLAFSEARKYSSADAGAKFIAMRRSSNSGQSWGPSVFILNDYKVPDGLNLGTVLVDSITNNTMLIHTFCVHSVCNGTGQKPSGVFMVTSPDFGHSWSEPVNLGEKNPKLMDLHFDPGPGYGIQKQHPPHKGRLITCGHADGANGADERSMLCLHSDDGGVIWNISMGLAGLPYGQTKKTGDFVPGEVQIVELKNGTILANVRNTYNYHCKCRIQAMSFDGGSSFPTTSIQLKEELLDPDVCGSILNFNDDQFIFFSNAYSIVSRINLTLHWSTDAGSTYPNLLNIYGKGSGYSCLTYVDKNHIALVYEKDDIKFISYVRIQLNL; from the exons ATGATCAAATTAACCATGGCAAAGCTTGCATTGAACACTCTACGACATTTGTTCTTAATAATCTCAATCTTATTGTCAGTCACGTATGCGATAACCCCATTTGTGATAGAAGAGCAACTGCTTTGGGAATCATCGGACGAAGGCGAAGTTTCAACCTATCGAATTCCCATCATCAAGCAAATGCCAAATGGAGACCTCCTCGCCTTCAGCGAAGCGCGAAAATACAGCTCCGCGGATGCCGGGGCGAAGTTCATCGCCATGCGCCGCTCATCAAACAGCGGGCAGTCGTGGGGACCGAGTGTTTTTATTCTCAACGATTACAAAGTTCCAGACGGGTTGAATCTTGGCACAGTTCTGGTTGACAGTATAACAAACAACACCATGTTGATTCACACGTTCTGTGTTCATTCAGTATGCAATGGCACTGGGCAAAAGCCATCTGGAGTTTTCATGGTGACGAGTCCAGACTTTGGTCACAGTTGGTCCGAGCCTGTGAATTTAGGAGAGAAGAACCCAAAGCTCATGGACCTACATTTCGATCCTGGGCCCGGTTATGGGATTCAGAAACAACACCCCCCTCACAAAGGCAGACTGATTACCTGTGGACATGCTGATGGTGCAAACGGTGCAGATGAACGGTCAATGTTGTGCCTTCATAGCGATG ATGGTGGTGTAATATGGAATATAAGTATGGGATTGGCTGGTCTTCCATATGGTCAGACAAAGAAAACTGGAGATTTTGTACCAGGTGAAGTTCAG ATTGTTGAGTTGAAGAATGGGACGATCCTTGCCAATGTGCGGAATACCTACAATTATCACTGCAAGTGTCGCATCCAAGCGATGAGCTTTGACGGTGGATCGTCATTCCCCACGACCTCAATTCAACTGAAAGAAGAACTACTCGATCCTGACGTCTGTGGGTCAATCCTCAACTTCAATGATGACCAATTTATATTCTTCAGCAATGCGTACAGTATCGTTTCTCGGATCAACCTCACGCTTCACTGGAGCACGGACGCTGGGAGTACCTATCCAaatcttttgaatatttatgGAAAAGGTAGCGGATATTCATGCCTAACTTATGTTGATAAAAATCACATAGCTCTGGTTTATGAAAAAGATGATATAAAGTTTATTTCGTATGTAAGGATCCAGCTTAATCTCTAG
- the LOC129279655 gene encoding sialidase-1-like, producing the protein MAALFYNSPVILMLCYILSVSSLSPKVIEEKILWERDEPGEVAEFRIPLLIQVPTGDLLAFSEARKYSGGDAGAKFIAMRRSTDGGDNWGPTAFILDDYHTVPDGTNLGTITIEHETNKLILIHTFCIHSTPSCMNGTGEKPKGLYMVTSLDWGYSWSKPEYLGDKDASLKGIQYNPGPGYGIQKKYEPNKGRLVSCGQGLTSLFCLTSDDLGLTWQMTPGILNLPQNREELKIGDFEPGEVQVVELKNGTLLINARNERSFHCTCRIQALSFDGGKTFPLPHVTFKEELIDPQVCGSILNYNDTLIFSNPFNAKSRINLTLHWSTDSGETYPHFFSIHPAGSGYSCLTTIDENHIGLIYEKNDCRYISFLKIQLNP; encoded by the exons ATGGCAGCACTTTTCTACAATTCGCCGGTTATTCTGATGTTGTGTTACATATTGTCAGTTTCTTCGCTCAGTCCCAAAGTCAtcgaagaaaaaatattatgggAAAGGGACGAACCAGGTGAGGTGGCCGAGTTTCGGATCCCTCTTCTCATTCAAGTCCCGACAGGAGACCTGCTGGCTTTCAGCGAAGCACGCAAGTACAGTGGAGGCGATGCTGGGGCGAAGTTTATCGCAATGCGTCGCTCGACCGACGGCGGGGACAACTGGGGCCCGACCGCGTTCATACTCGACGACTACCACACGGTCCCGGATGGAACTAATCTTGGAACAATAACCATCGAACACGAGACCAATAAGTTGATTCTAATTCACACCTTCTGCATTCATTCTACCCCTTCGTGTATGAACGGGACCGGGGAAAAACCTAAAGGACTTTACATGGTGACCAGTTTAGACTGGGGATATTCTTGGTCTAAACCGGAGTATCTTGGGGATAAGGATGCTTCATTGAAAGGAATCCAATACAATCCTGGACCCGGATATGGGATCCAAAAGAAGTATGAACCCAACAAAGGAAGACTTGTGTCATGTGGTCAAGGGCTCACTAGCTTGTTCTGCCTTACTAGTGATG ATCTTGGGTTGACTTGGCAGATGACCCCTGGCATCCTTAACTTGCCACAAAACAGAGAAGAGCTGAAAATTGGTGACTTTGAGCCCGGAGAGGTGCAG GTTGTCGAACTGAAGAATGGCACTCTGTTGATCAACGCACGCAACGAGCGCTCCTTTCATTGCACTTGCCGTATCCAGGCTTTGAGCTTCGATGGCGGCAAGACCTTCCCCTTGCCTCACGTCACTTTCAAAGAGGAACTCATAGACCCGCAGGTTTGCGGTTCAATACTCAACTACAACGATACCCTCATTTTCAGCAACCCGTTCAATGCAAAGAGTCGCATAAACCTAACCCTTCATTGGAGTACGGACTCGGGGGAGACGTATCCACATTTTTTCAGCATTCACCCCGCGGGCAGTGGCTATTCCTGTTTGACAACGATTGATGAAAATCATATAGgtttaatttatgaaaaaaatgattgtagATATATATCTTTCCTGAAAATTCAATTGAAtccataa
- the LOC129279048 gene encoding transmembrane protein 60-like, whose amino-acid sequence MALAPKVIMTWFFTLLFLILLALRLDQNTTWNWFIIFLPLWIFDFLVLCIQLLRIVTHVRTGHDRHLEMTMSTKIFFVIGIGLKLLFQVLLCVRLEYKHDLALFYVFIPLWVILIFGAVRLTPWIVKQT is encoded by the coding sequence ATGGCGCTGGCACCGAAAGTGATCATGACCTGGTTCTTCACTCTCCTGTTTCTCATCCTCTTGGCTCTGCGTCTGGACCAGAATACAACCTGGAACTGGTTCATTATCTTCCTTCCCCTGTGGATCTTCGACTTCTTAGTCCTCTGCATTCAGCTCCTGAGGATCGTCACGCACGTCAGGACTGGCCACGACCGCCATCTTGAGATGACCATGTCGACCAAGATTTTCTTCGTCATTGGGATAGGCCTGAAGCTCTTGTTCCAGGTCCTGTTATGTGTGCGGCTGGAGTACAAGCATGATTTGGCCCTGTTCTACGTTTTCATACCTCTGTGGGTGATTCTAATATTTGGAGCTGTCCGTTTGACCCCTTGGATTGTGAAGCAGACATGA
- the LOC129279370 gene encoding ATP-binding cassette sub-family C member 5-like, whose product MKDGYISETGTHDELLGLNGEYARLIQTYHPVEDEEKEDTLIEDGEKGEMKQAPPTGEEDGKNNSLSTQDEKNTGGKLIKEEEMESGIVSMATYKSYVHYAGGWFRVIVAGLSLVLANSFLVATNAWLAIWLRSADLEYQTAIYMNETATINDTYTDYFYTQTPYEETDESLNLEERIYFYVGVYFGLFGITIILFLLSAKAFVIVVFRAGNNLHNALFRQVIKSPMVFFDTTPLGRILNRFSKDMDEVDLDLPSCLLRLICCLCFVFIGELGVCVFLPWNILPFLVFVPACLFILRFYRSGFCDIKRLNNVCRSRLVSHLSASMQGHATIKAYCKSAYFIRRFEALLDSDTQLLQTVQMAIRWAAVRLDSLAALNAGLVAVIVILWRDHMPNSVMGFVLFVVSSLCIGTIQTTFISATETESSFIAVERLLEYIQTTPQEGEETKKESHDLTSWPSEGLVQFTRVKMRYQPHLPLVLNDINLVFEAREKVGIIGRTGSGKSSLGVALFRLTELCGGFILIDGMDISTLGLDDLRSRLSIIPQDPVLFIGTIRYNIDPFNEHPDHELWEALEKTHIKQTISNLDGKLGAPVLENGENFSVGERQLICMARALLRNSKVLLLDEATAAIDTHTDSLIQQTIREAFQDCTMLIIAHRLNTVLDCDKILVMDQGQVGEFDSPHNLLANRNSRLSAMLEATGDRSTPAQSSV is encoded by the exons ATGAAAGATGGGTATATAAGTGAAACAGGCACACATGATGAACTACTGGGTCTGAACGGAGAGTATGCAAGACTAATCCAGACCTACCATCCAGTGGAAGATGAGGAGAAGGAAGATACTCTGATAGAAGAtggagagaagggtgaaatgaAGCAAGCCCCGCCCACCGGGGAGGAAGATGGAAAGAACAATAGCTTATCCACTCAAGATGAAAAGAACACAGGAG GTAAGCTGATAAAGGAAGAGGAAATGGAGTCGGGAATAGTTTCAATGGCAACGTACAAATCCTACGTCCACTATGCTGGCGGCTGGTTCAGGGTCATAGTAGCGGGACTCTCTCTTGTCCTAGCCAATTCATTTCTGGTGGCTACCAACGCATGGTTGGCAATTTGGTTGAGGTCAGCAGATCTG GAATACCAAACGGCAATATACATGAACGAAACCGCCACCATCAACGATACATACACCGACTACTTCTACACACAAACTCCATATGAAGAAACAGATGAGAGCCTCAACCTCGAAGAAAGAATCTACTTTTATGTGGGTGTCTACTTTGGCCTCTTTGGCATCACGATCATCCTGTTCCTGCTGTCGGCAAAAGCCTTTGTCATC GTGGTTTTCCGTGCTGGCAACAACCTTCACAATGCCTTGTTCAGACAGGTTATCAAGAGTCCAATGGTGTTCTTCGACACAACTCCTCTGGGCAGGATTCTCAATAGATTCTCCAAAGATATGGACGAAG TTGATCTGGACCTTCCAAGTTGCCTACTGCGATTGATCTGCTGCTTGTGTTTCGTCTTCATCGGAGAACTCGGAGTGTGCGTCTTCCTTCCGTGGAATATCCTCCCGTTCCTTGTCTTTGTCCCAGCATGCCTCTTCATCCTTCGGTTCTACCGGTCGGGATTCTGCGACATCAAACGGCTGAACAACGTCTGCAGGTCTCGCCTTGTCTCTCACCTATCAGCTTCCATGCAGGGACATGCAACCATTAAAGCGTACTGCAAGTCTGCTTACTTTATCAGGag gTTTGAAGCATTACTTGACAGCGACACTCAACTCCTCCAGACCGTACAGATGGCCATACGTTGGGCGGCGGTCAGGCTTGACTCGCTTGCTGCCCTCAACGCCGGCTTGGTGGCAGTCATTGTGATCCTCTGGAGGGATCATATGCCCAATTCAGTCATGGGCTTTGTTCTCTTTGTTGTCTCGAGT TTGTGTATAGGAACGATCCAGACCACATTCATCTCAGCAACAGAGACGGAGAGTAGTTTTATTGCAGTGGAGAGGCTGTTAGAATACATTCAG ACCACACCACAAGAGGGAGAGGAGACCAAGAAAGAATCACATGACCTTACCAGCTGGCCGTCTGAGGGGCTTGTCCAGTTTACAAGGGTCAAGATGCGCTATCAGCCCCACCTACCGCTGGTCCTCAACGACATCAATCTAGTCTTCGAGGCGCGGGAGAAAGTGGGCATTATTGGGAGAACCGGATCAG GTAAATCCTCGCTGGGGGTGGCCCTGTTCAGACTGACAGAGCTTTGTGGTGGGTTCATTCTCATTGACGGGATGGACATCAGTACGCTGGGCCTGGATGATCTACGGAGTAGGCTCTCTATCATTCCTCAAGACCCTGTCCTCTTTATCGGAACCATTAG GTATAACATAGATCCATTCAATGAACATCCTGATCATGAACTATGGGAAGCACTGGAGAAAACACACATCAAGCAAACG ATCAGCAACCTAGATGGGAAGCTTGGTGCCCCCGTCCTGGAGAATGGAGAGAATTTCTCGGTCGGTGAGAGGCAGCTCATTTGTATGGCCAGGGCATTGTTACGCAATAGCAAG gtTCTGTTGCTAGATGAGGCAACCGCAGCAATAGACACACATACGGACAGCCTTATACAGCAGACTATTAGAGAAGCATTCCAAGATTGTACCATGCTCATCATAGCACACAGACTCAATACAGTACTTGATTGTGATAAAATACTTGTCATGGACCAAGGCCAG GTTGGAGAGTTTGATTCACCACATAACCTTCTAGCCAACCGAAACTCCAGACTGTCGGCCATGTTGGAAGCTACTGGAGACAGGTCCACACCAGCACAGAGCTCAGTGTGA
- the LOC135157067 gene encoding uncharacterized protein LOC135157067, with product MRTDMQVRICLVCFDVGHCIPKWGRDFRPAYKQTCGVVTLFGEVPTRHRALDMFHSNISHDRSSDIIDNFRIRGSCTRMVVTTLALGLGVDIEDINLVVNWGAEDALTYWRQIGQCA from the exons atgaGAACAGACATGCAAGTGAGGATCTGCCTCGTCTGTTTCGACGTGGGTCACTGCATACCCAAATGGGGCCGCGATTTCAGACCAGCATATAAACAGACTTGTGGTGTGGTGACGCTGTTTGGGGAAGTCCCAACCCGA CATCGAGCTCTGGATATGTTCCACAGCAATATTTCACATGACAGATCATCTGATATCATAGACAATTTTCGTATAAGAGGGAGTTGTACTAGAATGGTAGTCACCACTCTGGCCCTAGGACTTGGAGTGGATATCGAAGACATCAATTTGGTGGTCAACTGGGGAGCAGAAGATGCTCTCACATATTGGCGACAGATCGGGCAGTGCGCCTAA